CTTGGTCGCGTCGGAGTCCACGCCGGGCGCGTCCGGGTCGGCGACCAGATAGACGATGTCGTACAGCGAGAAGTCGACCCTCGCGTCGACGGCGGCGATCGCGTCGCGCAGGTAGGCCGCGCGCTTCCCGGAGTCCCAGTCCCGCTGTATGTCGTACGCGCCCGACTCCCGCGGCATCGGGGTCCAGTCGGACCGGGCGTGCGGGCGCAGCTCGAAGCGCCCGTAGGAGGCCCGGTCGAAGTACTCACTGGTGGCCGGGAAGTGGTCGGCGGCGAGTTCGGCGGGGGTGGTGAGCGGTTCGGAGTCCGGGAAGGACAGGAAGATCATGACCGCGTCGAGGGCGCGGGTGGGGCGCGGGTAGGAGCCGTTCCAGGCGTCGAGGCCGAGCGAGTGATGGGCTCCGGTACGGGGCAGGGTGCAGGGACTCGCCGAGGGCGCGCCGACGGCGGGGCCCGCGACGAGCCCGGTGGCGGCGAGCGCCGCGAACGCGGTGAAGGCCGCCGCGCCGGTGCGCAGGCGTGGGCGTTCCACTCCCCCGGGTGGCTGCTGACCCCTCACGTGGACCTCCGGATCGCTAGAGCGGGACACCACACCCACCTTGTGACGATTTGCGGCGTTTCGCATGTTTCCACTGCCCCGGTCGGGTGAGGGAGCGCCATGGGGTCGACGCGACACGAGCGGGCATCAGCTCACGGAAAGTCACATTCGGTCAGGTCATCACCGACCCGTGTCAGACCCGCGCAGAAACGATCGGGCGGAGGGTCGCGGTGGGGAGCCTCACAGGGCCCGGAGCCGTCCACGGGCGCCTCGGAGCTGGAACGGGCGCCCGGCCTGGCTCTATGATCGGCTCACTTTCCCTGGCCGACCATCCCGACCACATGTGAACGGCCCGACTGCACTACGGGAGCGAGCGGTGAGCGGAACCCCCGAAGGACCGGTGCATCCAGAGCCGCCGGAGACACCCCCGAACGACCCTGCAGTCACGGAGCGTCACGCCGAGCCCTACGCCCTGCACCCCGCCGGCCTCCACACCGGCCGCGCAGGCGGGCCCGACCCCGGCCCCGGCCCCGCAGGCGGCCCCGACCTCGGACCAGGACCGGGCCTCGGTCTCGGCCTCCACCTCGGACCAGGACCCGCACCTGGCCCCGCACCCGGCCTCGCCCCCGACCGCCGGGCAGCCGAACTCCGCGACTACCAGGCCGCCTTCGGGGCCGCCCAGCTCGCGATGGCCGTCGTCGACCAGGACGGCGTCGTCGTCACGGCCAACGACTCCTTCGGTGCCCTCCTCGGGACCGAGGCGGGGGCGCTCCGCGAGCAGGCCGCCGCCGACCTCGTCGACCTCGCCTCCGACGGCCGCACCTGGCACGCGTACCGCGAGGTGCTCCGCGGCCGCCGCTCCCGCTTCCGCTGCACCCGCCGCCTCAAGCACCCCGATGGGCGCTCCCTCTGGGCCGAGGTCACCGTCTCCCCCGTACCGGACAGCCGACGCGTCCTGCTGTCGATCGCGGACGTCAGCGACCGACGGGAACTCCAGGCGCGGCTGCGCCACCTCCAGATGCACGACCCCGTGACCCGACTGCCCAACCGGGCCCTGTTCTTCGAGCGGCTCTCGGCGGCCCTGGAAGCCGCGGCCCAGGACGCCGGGAACGCCGGCGCTCCCGGTGACTCCGGCGGCTCCGGCGGCTCCGGCGCGGAGGGTGAGCCGGTCGGTTCTTCGCACGAGTCACACCAGTCGCATGAGTCACATGAGTCGTACGGGTATGGCAGAACAGGGCGGATCGGCCTCTGCTACCTCGATCTCGACGGTTTCAAGGCCGTCAACGACACCCTCGGCCACCGCATCGGCGACCGGCTCCTCGCCGCCGTCGCCGCCCGGTTGACCGAGTGCGCCGACCGCGACGGCTACACCCGCAGCGGCGGCCACCTCGTGGCGCGGCTCGGCGGTGACGAGTTCGCGATCCTGATCGAGGACTCCACCGGTACGGAACAACTGGCCGACCTGGCGCGCTCGGTGCTGTGCGCGCTCCAGCAGCCCTTCGACCTGGCGAGCCAGCGACTCTCGGTCTCCGCCTCGATCGGCGTCGTCGAGCGCACCGCGCGCGGAACGACGGCGACCGCCCTGATGCAGGCCGCGGACACCACGCTGTACTGGGCCAAGGCCGACGGCAAGGCCCGCTGGACCCTCTTCGACCCGGAGCGCAACGCGCACCGGATGACCCGGCAGGCGCTCTCCTCCACACTGCGCCCGGCCGTGGAACGCGGTGAGTTCGGCCTGGAGTACCAGCCGCTCGTCGACCTGACGGACGGTGCGGTGCGCGGGGTGGAGGCGCTGGTGCGCTGGAACCACCCGCAGTTCGGATCGCTCCCGCCGAATCGGTTCATCGGCATCGCCGAGGAGGACGGCTCGATCGTCGAGCTCGGGCGGTGGGTGCTGCGGACGTCCTGCCGGCAGGCCCGGCAGTGGCAGAAGGACCATCCGCGCGAGCGCCCGATCTTCGTCAGCGTCAACGTGGCGGTCCGTCAGGTCTGGGACTCCGACCTGGTCGCGGACGTGGCCGGGATCCTTGCCGAGACCGGGCTCGCCCCGCACCTGCTCCAGCTGGAACTGACCGAGTCCGCCGTGATGGGCTCGGCCGGGCGGCCGCTCC
Above is a genomic segment from Streptomyces sp. NBC_00094 containing:
- a CDS encoding bifunctional diguanylate cyclase/phosphodiesterase, producing the protein MAVVDQDGVVVTANDSFGALLGTEAGALREQAAADLVDLASDGRTWHAYREVLRGRRSRFRCTRRLKHPDGRSLWAEVTVSPVPDSRRVLLSIADVSDRRELQARLRHLQMHDPVTRLPNRALFFERLSAALEAAAQDAGNAGAPGDSGGSGGSGAEGEPVGSSHESHQSHESHESYGYGRTGRIGLCYLDLDGFKAVNDTLGHRIGDRLLAAVAARLTECADRDGYTRSGGHLVARLGGDEFAILIEDSTGTEQLADLARSVLCALQQPFDLASQRLSVSASIGVVERTARGTTATALMQAADTTLYWAKADGKARWTLFDPERNAHRMTRQALSSTLRPAVERGEFGLEYQPLVDLTDGAVRGVEALVRWNHPQFGSLPPNRFIGIAEEDGSIVELGRWVLRTSCRQARQWQKDHPRERPIFVSVNVAVRQVWDSDLVADVAGILAETGLAPHLLQLELTESAVMGSAGRPLQALQALSDMGVRIAIDDFGTGYSNLAYLSRLPVSVLKLDGSFVRGFQDEEHPNPADELIVEALVQLAHRLGLTVTAECVETAGQAARLRRIGCDTGQGWLYSRAVAPDRIAELIGVEPLRV